A stretch of DNA from Babesia bovis T2Bo chromosome 2, whole genome shotgun sequence:
CATGTGTACATTAGAAAGCACGCGGTAACTAGTTGGTGCATTGGTACCCTGGCGAGTGAAGCGGTTCACGGACGCACCATATTCTGCCATATTGCCTACATTATAGACATCACATGATTCTTCCACGCTAGGTACTGCGTAGGGAATACCGAAACTGGATCCCTTGTTATAACTGGATGTACAAGGAAGACGCTTGTAGTGCCCAGCACGTGCGCTTCCATTGTGTAGATCCATGTCACCCTCATCCCAATAATGCGTACCAGACGTCAACGACGGTTGGGATGGTTGAGAGCAGGCCATAACAGACATGTCAGAGAACTCCGCTGAACAAGCGCCCGGAGGTTTGTACCATGAAAGACCCCAATTATTAGCGGACAAAGATCCCATGTAACTAGCCTTCTCAACACTCAGGCGGCAGTTCTCATATTCCATTGCATTTACATACAACTGGAACTTCAACATGTTCAAAAACTGATATTCCAACAAGTTTATCTCAGTCACGTTAACACCACCAACAAGAGCATAAAACTTGTTTGAAAAGTAAACATCGTCGCTAAATTTTGCAGCAAGCATCACAGCCGTGATTATTAAACGATGGACATTCAAGATAGATACCACAAAATTTTTATGTATCCTCGTAATGCGCTCAATGTACACCAACGCCAAAACGAAGCACTCGTTGCTGCAGCGCACGTGCCGAGCTATGCGATTGATATAATCCGAAATCGATATGGGCGGAGCATTCATCGAGTGAAAACGTGTAACTACGCCTTTTCTTGATTCATTCCTCTTAACAATGGTTAGCAACACATTGGAAAGTGATTTGACAAACGAATTGTCCGTTGCCTTGGCAACGACATTGTTGCCAATTATTTCCATGATGGACGCACAAGCGGGAAAAGTGCAATGGCGTGAAATGGCACAACGTCCGCAACGTCGCGCGAAGTTACAACCTACAATATATAGTGCATTCGAGCCCACACAGCAATCCCTACAGGCACTCAGCCCACAAAACACTACAATAGTGGCAACTTTCAA
This window harbors:
- a CDS encoding cyclin N-terminal domain containing protein, with product MEIIGNNVVAKATDNSFVKSLSNVLLTIVKRNESRKGVVTRFHSMNAPPISISDYINRIARHVRCSNECFVLALVYIERITRIHKNFVVSILNVHRLIITAVMLAAKFSDDVYFSNKFYALVGGVNVTEINLLEYQFLNMLKFQLYVNAMEYENCRLSVEKASYMGSLSANNWGLSWYKPPGACSAEFSDMSVMACSQPSQPSLTSGTHYWDEGDMDLHNGSARAGHYKRLPCTSSYNKGSSFGIPYAVPSVEESCDVYNVGNMAEYGASVNRFTRQGTNAPTSYRVLSNVHMPQMAPTPRVGNPFVSTPANDTMHVNNDLSGVYGTRVPSDLYYPLSIYPSPTVNGKHYADGNLVLRNSGAVMNRMYTQHVDYMEPDHPWWNHPKRAAPMESKPAYNTEGPESMDEEFMPYVNPFEMRRNERIINKCAPRSDSWNYKVHRQLYRFRNLVPFNKIKEAA